The following coding sequences are from one Streptomyces sp. ITFR-21 window:
- a CDS encoding ATP-binding protein, with amino-acid sequence MRLPVRHISGHLIWTTAASVWAVWRVDTENYTHASKSTKRERLDSLEALFKSLRGEALLLSLCPSVDAASVVTRMTAGVDLDQSPEYVDLSLKILDQLQDLELTGRVDFLAVPLAHLDFKQSARAVVTSLQAEVMGTLGLPVGPISVAEEHQRLEQATRLAAGWPSGIKMRPATEAEILWIYGHSARRGLSEPLLPEDGAPRALRGRGHTVTAHTQVILDEGGRGNRPSKGPTNPFKRRYLRATSEFGDSYQAFCVLSEMPEAFRFPGSEYLAALDDFNFPVDWAVRLHVESGSKAEPKSRRQQRELAHQRGEYDGETSGVPASLDKASFALDEYRDRLTASSTEVEIRATVATCVWSTTAEEADEKATSLANHFGGNDYTLVRPTGDQVALFHGMLPGTKTPKPMLDYTQFLLARDFAMSMPFCGAGLGDDAGSLFGLQLNGGGVRPVLVDFSHGPRVNASASAAFVGELGSGKSVAMKCAMYSILTTGHRTGQRNSRGRALVIDRTPQQEWSRFASACPGTTQIINVDENAGVSLDPLRVFRGPRAARYTESFLTPLLDISSMSVEGITLAEAIEGTRLGPKPSMTSLISTLATRAQTPDPDEPNDAAVRAAASELVRKLRSLAKKDLGRVIFDASLPVVRITAADSIVFAVDRLGLPTKEELSEHRLGSLEVEKRFGWRLMYLMTALCREIAFADPSEFAGVFLDECWWLTSSAEGSSLLLEMIADGRKHNAGAFAGSHDPYDIGPKNELGDKIRALLSHIFVFRHRGRALAARCLEFLDLDPADSEMLKVITENLSPLNVSDAERGLRAGECLYRDLRKRIAGLKVLVPADEDVAAAIYTTPGQSDDEVDEVAELAAPADGALV; translated from the coding sequence ATGCGTCTGCCCGTCCGGCACATCAGCGGCCACCTGATCTGGACCACCGCCGCCAGCGTGTGGGCGGTCTGGCGCGTCGACACCGAGAACTACACGCACGCCAGCAAGTCGACGAAGCGGGAACGCCTGGACTCGCTGGAAGCGCTCTTCAAGTCGCTGCGAGGCGAGGCGCTCCTGCTCAGCCTGTGCCCGAGCGTCGACGCCGCGTCGGTCGTGACCCGCATGACCGCCGGCGTCGACCTCGACCAGTCTCCCGAGTACGTCGACCTGTCGCTGAAGATCCTCGACCAGCTCCAGGACCTCGAGCTGACCGGCCGTGTGGACTTCCTGGCCGTCCCCCTGGCCCACCTCGACTTCAAGCAGAGCGCCCGCGCCGTCGTCACCTCCCTGCAGGCCGAGGTGATGGGGACGCTGGGCCTGCCGGTCGGACCGATATCCGTGGCGGAGGAGCACCAGCGACTGGAGCAGGCCACCCGCCTGGCCGCCGGCTGGCCCTCCGGCATCAAGATGCGGCCCGCCACCGAGGCCGAGATCCTGTGGATCTACGGGCACAGCGCCCGCCGCGGCCTGAGCGAACCCCTGCTCCCCGAGGACGGCGCACCGCGAGCGCTGCGCGGACGCGGCCACACCGTGACCGCCCACACCCAGGTCATCCTCGACGAGGGCGGCCGCGGCAACCGTCCCTCCAAGGGCCCGACCAATCCCTTCAAGCGCCGCTACCTGCGCGCCACCTCCGAGTTCGGCGACAGCTACCAGGCCTTCTGCGTACTCTCCGAGATGCCGGAGGCCTTCCGGTTCCCGGGCAGTGAGTACCTCGCTGCGCTCGACGACTTCAACTTCCCCGTCGACTGGGCCGTCCGCCTGCACGTCGAGTCCGGTTCCAAGGCCGAACCCAAGAGCCGGCGCCAGCAGCGCGAGCTCGCCCACCAAAGAGGCGAGTACGACGGCGAGACCTCCGGCGTGCCGGCCTCCCTCGACAAGGCGAGCTTCGCCCTGGACGAGTACCGCGACCGCCTCACCGCCTCCTCGACCGAGGTAGAGATCCGGGCCACCGTCGCCACCTGCGTCTGGAGCACCACCGCCGAGGAGGCCGACGAGAAGGCCACCTCCCTGGCCAACCACTTCGGTGGCAACGACTACACCCTGGTGCGGCCCACCGGCGACCAGGTCGCGCTCTTCCACGGCATGCTCCCGGGCACCAAGACGCCCAAGCCGATGCTCGACTACACGCAGTTCCTCCTGGCCAGGGACTTCGCGATGAGCATGCCCTTCTGCGGCGCCGGTCTCGGCGACGACGCCGGCAGCCTCTTCGGCCTCCAGCTCAACGGCGGCGGCGTCCGCCCCGTTCTCGTCGACTTCTCCCACGGACCGCGGGTCAACGCCAGCGCGAGCGCCGCGTTCGTCGGCGAGCTCGGCTCCGGCAAGTCGGTGGCGATGAAGTGCGCGATGTACTCCATCCTCACCACAGGCCACCGGACCGGACAGAGGAACTCCCGCGGCCGTGCCCTGGTCATCGACCGGACCCCACAGCAGGAGTGGTCGCGGTTCGCGAGCGCCTGCCCGGGCACCACGCAGATCATCAACGTCGACGAGAACGCCGGCGTCAGCCTGGACCCCCTGCGCGTCTTCCGCGGCCCGCGCGCCGCCCGCTACACCGAGTCCTTCCTCACCCCGCTCCTCGACATCAGCTCCATGAGCGTCGAGGGCATCACGCTCGCCGAAGCGATCGAGGGAACCCGCCTGGGGCCCAAGCCCAGCATGACGTCACTCATCAGCACCCTCGCCACACGGGCCCAGACCCCGGATCCCGACGAGCCGAACGACGCTGCGGTGCGGGCCGCCGCCTCCGAACTCGTCCGCAAGCTGCGCTCGCTGGCGAAGAAGGACCTCGGCCGCGTCATCTTCGATGCCTCGCTGCCCGTCGTAAGGATCACGGCGGCCGACTCCATCGTCTTCGCCGTCGACCGGCTGGGCCTGCCCACCAAGGAGGAACTGTCCGAGCACCGGCTCGGCTCGCTCGAGGTGGAGAAGCGGTTCGGCTGGCGGCTGATGTACCTGATGACGGCGCTCTGCAGGGAGATCGCGTTCGCCGACCCGAGCGAGTTCGCCGGCGTCTTCCTCGACGAGTGCTGGTGGCTCACCTCGTCAGCCGAGGGCTCCAGCCTCCTGCTGGAGATGATCGCCGACGGCCGCAAGCACAACGCCGGAGCTTTCGCGGGCAGCCACGACCCGTACGACATCGGCCCGAAGAACGAACTCGGGGACAAGATCAGGGCGTTGCTGTCCCATATCTTCGTCTTCCGGCACCGGGGCCGGGCACTCGCGGCCCGCTGCTTGGAGTTCTTGGACCTCGACCCCGCCGACAGCGAAATGCTCAAGGTCATCACCGAGAACCTCAGCCCGCTCAACGTCAGCGACGCAGAGCGCGGCCTGCGGGCCGGCGAGTGCCTCTACCGAGATCTCCGCAAGCGGATCGCCGGTCTCAAGGTCCTCGTACCGGCGGACGAGGACGTAGCCGCGGCGATCTACACCACCCCCGGCCAGAGCGACGACGAAGTCGACGAGGTGGCAGAGCTCGCCGCACCAGCGGACGGAGCGCTGGTATGA
- a CDS encoding WhiB family transcriptional regulator, with the protein MNAMMTAHPPARAQLPDQGETDIAQYVASAETIDALAAGGYLVGRDGHLIVRELRAPQLRRALMHSVCYAIQPDVDDFYQEDGEPAADWRRRRTRTVRSHCSVCPVRAACAELALCDGDTQGVRGGLAPEKLQRRLLKEAPRLEQARARDQSAALRRQKRIEAAAEVQRLARQYLAGSVRADKREKNREAIGEAVRRRDQLVAEHRLAAGWTEAA; encoded by the coding sequence ATGAACGCCATGATGACAGCTCACCCGCCGGCCCGGGCCCAGCTCCCTGACCAGGGTGAAACCGACATCGCCCAGTACGTCGCCAGCGCCGAAACGATCGATGCACTCGCCGCCGGCGGCTACCTCGTCGGCCGCGACGGCCACCTCATCGTCCGCGAGCTGCGCGCCCCGCAACTGCGGCGAGCGCTCATGCACTCGGTCTGCTACGCGATCCAGCCCGATGTCGACGACTTCTACCAGGAGGACGGCGAGCCGGCGGCCGACTGGCGCCGGCGCCGGACCAGGACGGTCCGCAGCCACTGCTCCGTGTGCCCGGTCCGCGCCGCGTGCGCGGAGCTCGCCCTCTGCGACGGGGACACCCAGGGCGTCCGCGGTGGCTTGGCACCCGAGAAGCTCCAGCGCCGGTTGCTGAAGGAGGCACCGCGCCTGGAGCAGGCCCGCGCCCGGGACCAGAGCGCCGCACTGCGACGGCAGAAGCGCATCGAGGCGGCCGCGGAGGTACAGCGGCTCGCGCGCCAGTACCTCGCCGGGTCGGTACGAGCGGACAAGCGAGAGAAGAACCGCGAGGCGATCGGGGAGGCAGTGCGTCGCCGCGACCAGCTGGTCGCCGAGCACCGCCTCGCCGCCGGTTGGACGGAGGCGGCATGA
- a CDS encoding bifunctional lytic transglycosylase/C40 family peptidase: protein MPEQQEQSKVGRRLVMALLGLPLLGFGLILAAVLALTSAIGDDNTSNSMENAGFGGGLAVTDEIPDWVRPIITKAVETYGCPETTPSLIAAQLFQESGFRKNPPDGGAGALGIAQFIPGTWQTHGIDGNGDGKRDPLDPDDAIPSQVKYDCELADAVRKVPGDDTDNMLAAYNAGAYNVEKYNGIPPYKETQDYVHNIRALAEKWTAPVEGSGSVNGKVGKVIEAAESALNTPYLWGGNCRPPFEGANRCDCSSLVKYAWSTVGVNLPRTTYDQVNVGTEVKSVKDLKPGDLIFAVGSAASPEHVTMYIGNNQVIDAPRTGLKVRIKPLSYWEPQILRMRRVG, encoded by the coding sequence ATGCCTGAGCAGCAGGAACAGTCGAAGGTCGGCAGGCGCCTGGTGATGGCTCTCCTCGGTCTGCCGCTCCTCGGCTTCGGCCTGATTCTCGCCGCGGTCCTGGCCCTCACCTCCGCCATCGGCGATGACAACACCAGCAACTCCATGGAGAACGCCGGCTTCGGTGGCGGGCTCGCCGTCACCGACGAGATCCCCGACTGGGTGCGCCCGATCATCACCAAGGCCGTCGAGACGTACGGCTGCCCCGAGACCACGCCGTCGCTGATCGCCGCGCAGCTGTTCCAGGAGTCCGGGTTCCGAAAGAACCCGCCGGACGGAGGCGCGGGCGCCCTGGGCATCGCGCAGTTCATCCCCGGCACCTGGCAGACGCACGGCATCGACGGCAACGGGGACGGCAAGCGAGACCCTCTGGACCCCGACGACGCTATCCCCTCACAGGTCAAGTACGACTGCGAACTCGCCGATGCGGTCCGCAAAGTGCCCGGCGACGACACCGACAACATGCTCGCCGCGTACAACGCCGGCGCCTACAACGTGGAGAAGTACAACGGCATCCCCCCGTACAAGGAGACCCAGGACTACGTGCACAACATCCGTGCCCTGGCCGAGAAGTGGACCGCTCCCGTGGAAGGCAGCGGGTCCGTCAACGGCAAGGTCGGCAAGGTCATCGAGGCTGCGGAGAGCGCGCTCAACACGCCGTACCTGTGGGGTGGCAACTGCCGGCCGCCCTTCGAAGGGGCCAACCGGTGCGACTGCTCGAGCCTGGTCAAGTACGCCTGGAGCACGGTGGGGGTGAACCTTCCGCGCACCACCTACGACCAGGTCAACGTAGGGACAGAAGTGAAGTCGGTGAAAGACCTGAAGCCGGGGGACCTGATCTTTGCCGTCGGCAGCGCCGCCAGTCCGGAGCACGTGACCATGTACATCGGCAACAACCAGGTCATCGACGCGCCGCGGACGGGCCTGAAGGTGCGGATCAAGCCGCTGTCCTACTGGGAGCCGCAGATCCTGCGGATGAGGCGGGTCGGCTGA
- a CDS encoding DUF3560 domain-containing protein has product MDALQRLSDEISDLVMDIRVLRAHTQLDLYETALNFMPRIAPATPYVLETEEERVMREKGEQLLADALAAESDARWLADRAADAAANAYTMTRAELGAEYAAHVERLVRTVRAYVLTHRPEHVVAAGEALERAESARRTADVQGAEHVGATMPKISAVVSVAPDAAPSDPGAANTWEGEGGAVPSVDTPRGPEAGPTAAQLGPVPGPGDAPANRAKPAGRGDCAAANACGGFGVLLWDVPGCAPRCAECAAKVMGCSPAALRALTLPGDVVEAEEEADAADIVIRHTHEDGTTVEGSSKGDGVWEALKPLGWAYRRDPGIFIRGSRYKGADRWKINRAADAVRALGLSCAVVIEETMSFAEREAARVDAAEARAERFTDRAGRAAAESDRLWDAHNSIGERFVMGQPILIGHHSEQRARRDQERMWSMARKSVGEQRRAGYWANRAAASEAYERYRTNPGRTLRRIEKLEAERRGVLRERDGVDDTGRKADVWRREPSEARREELTRRLAEYDEELTYWAETIKEAERRGFKVWGKPDFVRGDFARCRGTWYEVTRVNAKTVTVPHIHAAFDGGAVGAVDGSRVVTRAATEQTRHKGSTYTLPYNEVSGRMSAEQMRAALAGEPIPTDPRDVTSEPAPEAAEAEQPADAHDSAADLAQGPAAPGGGASAPADVATVAEPAEVWEGEGGAVPGVGTPHGPGTGPTAAELGPVPGPGGAGMVTAAGAPAADAAPEGKGDSLELSGARQEEQPRAAAPDVTTETDPAEVWEGEGAPCRASRRRPRLRVTSTRRLPSRWRCSSRRRTAFRRVRGCCGGCRVPMRCACARTRARCGRPLRCTGRRGSTPMRKVLTGSSPRIGGRKRRPHCSRNCSSGRCRGRRSRSGSPARVTPIAGATTRGRADGTLRRGRRSSPRTRASSAGSSRKPHGSARLHRP; this is encoded by the coding sequence ATGGATGCGTTGCAGCGGCTCAGCGATGAGATCAGCGACCTGGTGATGGACATCCGGGTTTTGCGTGCACACACCCAATTGGACCTGTACGAGACCGCTCTCAACTTCATGCCGCGGATCGCTCCGGCCACCCCCTACGTGCTGGAGACCGAGGAAGAACGGGTGATGCGCGAGAAAGGTGAGCAGTTGCTCGCTGACGCGCTGGCCGCCGAAAGCGACGCCAGGTGGCTCGCCGACCGCGCGGCGGATGCCGCCGCGAACGCCTACACCATGACCCGCGCGGAGTTGGGAGCGGAGTACGCGGCGCACGTGGAACGGCTCGTCCGCACAGTCCGCGCGTACGTGCTCACGCACCGGCCGGAGCATGTAGTTGCGGCCGGCGAAGCACTTGAAAGGGCGGAGTCTGCTCGACGTACCGCAGACGTTCAGGGGGCGGAGCACGTCGGCGCCACCATGCCCAAGATCTCCGCGGTGGTCAGCGTGGCACCGGACGCGGCCCCCTCAGACCCGGGTGCGGCGAACACCTGGGAGGGGGAAGGCGGCGCCGTTCCAAGTGTTGACACCCCCCGCGGCCCCGAGGCCGGCCCGACTGCCGCCCAGCTCGGCCCGGTACCCGGCCCGGGGGACGCTCCCGCGAACCGGGCGAAGCCTGCCGGGCGCGGTGACTGCGCGGCGGCAAACGCGTGTGGCGGGTTCGGGGTGCTGCTGTGGGACGTGCCCGGCTGTGCTCCGCGCTGTGCCGAGTGTGCCGCAAAGGTCATGGGGTGCTCTCCGGCAGCGCTGCGGGCGCTCACCCTGCCTGGGGATGTCGTGGAGGCGGAGGAAGAAGCCGACGCGGCGGACATCGTCATCCGGCACACCCACGAGGACGGGACCACCGTTGAGGGGTCCTCCAAGGGTGACGGGGTGTGGGAAGCGCTGAAGCCGTTGGGCTGGGCCTACCGGCGTGACCCGGGGATCTTCATCCGCGGTAGCCGCTACAAGGGCGCCGACCGGTGGAAGATCAACCGGGCCGCGGACGCGGTGCGCGCACTGGGCCTGTCGTGCGCCGTGGTGATCGAAGAGACCATGTCGTTCGCGGAGCGGGAGGCCGCCCGCGTGGACGCGGCCGAGGCGCGCGCGGAGCGGTTCACGGACCGGGCCGGACGTGCGGCGGCCGAGTCCGACCGGCTGTGGGACGCCCACAACTCCATCGGGGAACGCTTCGTCATGGGTCAGCCGATCCTGATCGGGCACCACTCCGAGCAGCGGGCCCGCCGTGACCAGGAGCGCATGTGGTCCATGGCGCGCAAGAGCGTCGGCGAGCAGCGGCGGGCGGGCTACTGGGCCAACCGCGCGGCGGCGTCCGAGGCGTACGAGCGGTACCGGACCAACCCGGGGCGCACCCTGCGCCGTATCGAGAAGCTGGAGGCAGAACGCCGCGGCGTGCTGCGGGAGCGCGACGGAGTTGACGACACGGGCCGCAAGGCCGATGTGTGGCGCCGTGAGCCGTCCGAGGCGCGCCGGGAAGAGCTCACACGTCGTCTGGCCGAGTACGACGAAGAGCTGACGTACTGGGCGGAGACGATCAAGGAGGCGGAGCGGCGCGGCTTCAAGGTGTGGGGCAAGCCGGACTTTGTCCGTGGTGACTTCGCGCGGTGCCGGGGGACCTGGTACGAGGTGACCCGGGTCAACGCCAAAACGGTGACGGTGCCGCACATCCACGCCGCATTTGACGGCGGCGCCGTAGGCGCGGTCGACGGCTCCCGTGTGGTCACCCGCGCGGCAACGGAGCAGACCCGGCACAAGGGCAGCACGTACACGCTCCCCTACAACGAGGTGAGCGGGCGCATGTCGGCCGAGCAGATGCGGGCCGCCCTGGCAGGTGAGCCGATCCCCACCGACCCGCGCGACGTCACCTCCGAGCCCGCCCCGGAAGCCGCCGAGGCGGAGCAGCCGGCCGACGCGCACGACAGCGCCGCCGACCTGGCGCAAGGACCCGCCGCACCGGGCGGCGGCGCGTCGGCCCCTGCGGACGTGGCGACCGTGGCGGAGCCCGCGGAGGTATGGGAAGGGGAAGGCGGCGCCGTGCCGGGCGTCGGCACCCCCCACGGCCCCGGAACCGGGCCGACGGCCGCGGAACTTGGCCCGGTGCCCGGACCGGGCGGCGCCGGCATGGTCACCGCAGCGGGCGCACCCGCGGCCGACGCTGCCCCGGAGGGAAAAGGGGACTCTCTTGAATTGTCAGGGGCGCGCCAAGAAGAACAGCCCCGGGCCGCCGCGCCGGACGTGACGACCGAGACGGACCCTGCAGAGGTGTGGGAGGGGGAGGGGGCGCCGTGCCGGGCGTCGAGACGCCGACCGCGGCTGCGGGTGACGTCGACCAGACGGCTCCCGAGCCGGTGGCGGTGTTCATCGCGTCGAAGAACAGCATTCCGGCGCGTACGCGGGTGTTGTGGTGGATGCCGCGTTCCGATGCGGTGCGCCTGTGCTCGGACCCGCGCACGTTGTGGGCGTCCTCTGCGCTGCACTGGACGGCGGGGGTCGACCCCGATGCGCAAGGTACTGACTGGGAGTTCACCGAGGATCGGTGGCCGCAAGAGACGGCCGCACTGTTCGCGGAACTGTTCGTCCGGCCGCTGTCGTGGGAGGAGGTCCAGGAGCGGAAGCCCGGCACGTGTCACCCCGATCGCTGGTGCAACGACGCGTGGCCGTGCGGACGGGACTTTGCGACGTGGCAGGCGAAGCAGCCCAAGAACAAGGGCCAGCTCCGCCGGGAGCAGCAGGAAGCCGCACGGGTCAGCAAGGCTGCACCGGCCGTGA
- a CDS encoding DUF2637 domain-containing protein encodes MTLDLVPRGSAALELLGSWQFVAGALVLTLGPAIALHRRRLALVTMTDAERTAAADSRGRRIEDLLAVVVAAALSATGLRRVGQYQMGLQDPFDLLPFVALDVAAMVWGRRARRRARSGHGPGLSGALFWVLAGVSSVFSAAEADSLLGSAVRAVWPVLAAVLWEIGSLEERRAARSPGGRPDRLAGHLGVKEQSLKNQRQRGSKRRAEETP; translated from the coding sequence GTGACGCTCGACCTCGTCCCCCGCGGCTCAGCCGCTCTCGAACTGCTCGGCAGCTGGCAGTTCGTCGCGGGCGCCCTGGTCCTCACCCTCGGTCCCGCGATCGCCCTTCACCGGCGCCGCCTCGCTCTGGTCACGATGACCGACGCCGAGCGGACGGCTGCCGCCGACTCCCGCGGCCGTCGGATCGAGGACCTGCTGGCGGTCGTCGTCGCCGCCGCCCTGTCGGCAACCGGCCTGCGTCGCGTCGGCCAGTACCAGATGGGCCTGCAGGATCCCTTCGACCTCCTGCCGTTCGTCGCCCTCGACGTCGCCGCCATGGTCTGGGGCCGCCGAGCGCGCCGCCGAGCCCGCTCGGGGCACGGGCCCGGTCTGTCCGGCGCCCTGTTCTGGGTGCTCGCCGGCGTCAGCTCCGTCTTCTCCGCCGCGGAGGCGGACTCGCTGCTCGGTTCCGCAGTCCGTGCGGTATGGCCGGTCCTCGCGGCCGTCCTGTGGGAGATCGGCTCGCTCGAGGAGCGGCGCGCCGCCCGCAGCCCGGGCGGACGCCCGGACCGCCTGGCTGGCCATCTCGGTGTGAAAGAGCAGTCCCTGAAAAACCAGCGGCAGCGGGGCAGTAAGCGACGCGCTGAAGAGACTCCTTGA
- a CDS encoding GntR family transcriptional regulator: MTSHHPHEQAAAALRADILNGTFAAGERLPGQRELAEKYDVAQNTMGQALKVLESEGLVEMAPRRRARVLQPAPLMEARLAGDGLLAPAQPEGAAYEFLQVQGRRVDPRASEALSLAPHTPLFARKAVLLHAGAPWALQTLLTAKPATAPRGQGVAGAPFPAGAEAHETGHASQWSGRPASPEEGELLRAGRSATVLEVRRVGFIDERPNSYLVTVVRADRVTILT; the protein is encoded by the coding sequence ATGACGTCCCATCACCCGCACGAGCAGGCTGCGGCGGCGCTGCGCGCCGACATCCTGAACGGCACCTTCGCCGCCGGGGAGAGGCTGCCGGGACAGCGGGAGCTGGCGGAGAAGTACGACGTCGCGCAGAACACGATGGGCCAGGCCCTAAAGGTGCTTGAGTCCGAAGGGCTCGTGGAGATGGCGCCGCGGCGGCGAGCCCGGGTCCTGCAGCCGGCGCCGCTCATGGAAGCCCGGCTGGCGGGGGACGGCCTCCTCGCACCCGCGCAGCCGGAGGGCGCGGCCTACGAGTTCCTCCAGGTCCAGGGCCGCAGGGTCGACCCCCGAGCTTCCGAGGCGCTCAGCCTCGCACCGCACACCCCCCTCTTCGCCCGGAAGGCGGTGCTGCTGCATGCGGGCGCGCCGTGGGCGCTGCAGACGCTGCTCACCGCGAAGCCGGCCACGGCACCTCGCGGCCAGGGCGTCGCCGGAGCCCCGTTCCCCGCGGGCGCCGAGGCGCACGAGACGGGACACGCCAGCCAATGGTCTGGGCGGCCGGCGAGCCCCGAGGAGGGCGAACTCCTCCGAGCCGGGCGCAGCGCAACGGTCCTTGAAGTCCGAAGAGTCGGATTCATTGACGAACGACCGAACTCGTATCTTGTGACGGTAGTTCGGGCGGATAGAGTGACAATCCTTACATAG
- a CDS encoding conjugal transfer protein, whose product MKRGRRQRKADKQQLTEAEEWAEDVQEPQQAPPAEPDETGWKTSTAQMSGVARLTRVGVWALIVSGPVFGAVALLGSSSPAQGVAKPAAASTPASATGPAGFASLFVAAYLEAGQGTERDLAPYYSGSIVLSAKPGSREATRSTVIASREIQPGYWSITVAADVTAKDADGKARQLGVQYFRVGVQAAGPAAAGGASKSAAAPAGYAATSLPAQVAAPASLKPGTLVYESDRGTSSADPAVETAEGFLSAYLTGSVELDRYTSPGVRLQAISPAPYSAVKLTGVQDDSTSSEQQKVPADGTELHQLVDVDATDQAGNTASLSYALTLKSRAGRWEVASVDDAPAISASSAPPRSASHHR is encoded by the coding sequence GTGAAGCGCGGGCGCCGCCAGCGTAAGGCGGACAAGCAGCAGCTCACCGAGGCGGAGGAGTGGGCCGAGGACGTCCAGGAGCCGCAGCAGGCCCCGCCTGCCGAGCCTGATGAAACCGGCTGGAAGACGAGCACCGCGCAGATGTCGGGAGTCGCGCGCCTGACCCGCGTCGGTGTGTGGGCGCTGATCGTCTCGGGTCCGGTCTTCGGTGCCGTGGCCCTTCTCGGTTCCTCCTCTCCGGCGCAGGGGGTCGCGAAGCCGGCCGCCGCCTCGACCCCGGCGTCGGCGACCGGCCCGGCCGGTTTCGCCAGCCTGTTCGTCGCCGCCTACCTGGAGGCCGGACAGGGCACCGAGCGGGACTTGGCGCCCTACTACTCGGGGTCGATCGTGCTGTCGGCCAAGCCCGGCTCACGGGAAGCGACCCGGTCCACGGTGATCGCCTCCCGCGAGATCCAGCCCGGCTACTGGTCGATCACCGTGGCTGCCGACGTCACTGCGAAGGACGCCGACGGCAAGGCCCGCCAGCTGGGTGTGCAGTACTTCCGCGTCGGCGTCCAGGCGGCGGGTCCTGCGGCGGCCGGCGGCGCCTCGAAGTCCGCGGCGGCGCCGGCTGGTTACGCGGCGACGTCCTTGCCGGCGCAGGTGGCCGCTCCGGCATCGCTCAAGCCGGGAACCTTGGTGTACGAGTCCGACCGCGGAACGAGCAGCGCCGATCCGGCGGTCGAGACGGCGGAGGGATTCCTGTCCGCCTACCTCACCGGGTCGGTCGAGCTCGATCGGTACACCTCCCCCGGCGTGCGTCTGCAGGCCATCAGTCCCGCCCCGTACTCAGCGGTCAAGCTCACCGGCGTTCAGGACGACTCCACCAGCTCCGAGCAGCAGAAGGTTCCCGCTGACGGGACGGAGCTCCACCAGTTGGTGGACGTCGACGCCACGGACCAGGCGGGCAACACCGCCTCGCTGAGCTACGCGCTCACCCTCAAGTCCCGCGCCGGCCGGTGGGAGGTCGCCTCCGTCGACGACGCCCCGGCCATCAGCGCGAGCAGTGCGCCCCCCCGCAGCGCCTCACACCACCGCTGA